A single genomic interval of Peribacillus sp. FSL H8-0477 harbors:
- a CDS encoding YqjF family protein, whose translation MKEKSKPKQSLWDDSHRLWPLPRLPWTMKQTWNDLLFAHYPIKMEVLQKLVPEVLPLDSYNGMCWIGIVPFHMTGIRLRGMSPVPGTDRFPELNVRTYVTVAGKPGVYFFSLDAANRLAVEVAKKIYHLPYVYADMKVNRKGEGIHYESRRRSSLDAQFIGEYRPISKPYYAVKGSFDEWITERYCLYTLNNKGIPLRCDILHQPWVLQDAEAEISHNTMLSSQGIQVESEKPILHFSKTIDVRMWPLVRAE comes from the coding sequence ATGAAAGAAAAATCGAAACCGAAACAATCTTTATGGGATGACAGTCATCGATTATGGCCGCTGCCGCGTTTGCCTTGGACGATGAAACAGACATGGAATGATCTATTATTCGCTCATTATCCAATTAAAATGGAAGTCTTACAAAAGTTGGTCCCGGAAGTGCTTCCTTTAGATTCATATAACGGAATGTGCTGGATTGGAATTGTACCATTTCATATGACAGGCATCCGTTTGAGAGGCATGTCTCCTGTCCCTGGAACAGATCGATTTCCTGAACTCAATGTCCGGACTTATGTAACGGTGGCTGGGAAACCTGGGGTGTATTTCTTTAGTCTGGATGCAGCTAATCGACTTGCCGTAGAAGTAGCAAAGAAAATATACCATTTGCCATATGTGTATGCGGACATGAAGGTAAATCGGAAGGGAGAAGGCATTCACTATGAAAGCAGAAGACGAAGCAGCCTCGATGCGCAGTTTATCGGTGAGTATCGTCCAATTTCTAAGCCCTATTATGCAGTAAAAGGCTCATTTGATGAATGGATAACTGAGCGTTATTGTCTCTATACGTTAAATAATAAGGGAATTCCGCTGCGTTGTGACATTCTTCATCAGCCTTGGGTACTTCAGGATGCAGAAGCAGAAATAAGTCACAACACCATGCTGTCCAGTCAAGGAATTCAGGTTGAGAGCGAAAAACCTATTTTGCATTTTTCTAAAACGA
- a CDS encoding acrylyl-CoA reductase family protein encodes METFKALVLNKVNEETTLDIKELTMNDLPKGDVTIRVAYSSVNYKDGLVAIQNLFVTSYPFVPGIDLAGTIIDSTDERFQTGDEVIVTSYTLGTEQFGGFSQIARVPAEWVVPLPKGLSLKEAMILGTAGFTAALSVQRLEDNEVNPSLGPILVAGATGGVGSIAVNILANKGYEVTASTGKTNEESYLKGLGAAHIINRQDIIDTEQTPMREEKWAGAIDPVGGKTLQYILSTLKYGGSVATCGLAGGTAVSTTVLPHILRGVNWLGIDSVQCPMDKRIKVWKRLGDDLKPPLLNEEMVNEISLLELPKVLADILEGKVRGRTLVNLEK; translated from the coding sequence GTGGAAACATTTAAAGCTTTAGTACTAAATAAAGTCAATGAAGAAACAACGTTAGATATCAAAGAGCTGACTATGAATGACCTCCCAAAAGGAGACGTAACGATTCGAGTTGCTTATTCTAGTGTGAATTATAAGGACGGTTTGGTCGCCATCCAAAACCTTTTCGTCACATCGTATCCTTTTGTCCCAGGCATTGATTTAGCTGGGACCATTATCGATTCAACTGATGAACGATTTCAAACAGGTGATGAAGTCATCGTAACCAGTTATACATTAGGTACTGAACAGTTTGGCGGATTTAGTCAGATCGCACGCGTACCTGCAGAATGGGTGGTTCCTCTTCCAAAAGGATTGTCGTTAAAAGAGGCCATGATACTTGGAACAGCAGGATTTACCGCAGCACTATCCGTCCAAAGACTTGAAGATAATGAAGTAAATCCGAGCCTTGGCCCCATATTGGTCGCTGGTGCTACAGGCGGAGTGGGCAGCATTGCCGTTAATATCTTAGCTAACAAAGGCTATGAAGTCACAGCTAGTACAGGGAAAACCAATGAAGAGTCTTACTTAAAAGGATTAGGAGCTGCTCACATTATTAATCGTCAAGACATTATCGATACTGAACAAACACCTATGCGTGAAGAAAAATGGGCAGGTGCTATAGATCCTGTGGGCGGTAAAACCCTTCAATATATTTTAAGCACCTTAAAATATGGCGGGTCTGTTGCTACTTGCGGGTTAGCAGGCGGAACAGCCGTCTCAACAACCGTACTACCGCACATCTTAAGAGGCGTCAATTGGCTCGGAATTGACTCCGTACAATGCCCAATGGATAAACGAATAAAAGTGTGGAAACGTCTAGGTGATGATCTTAAACCACCCCTGTTAAATGAAGAAATGGTCAACGAAATTTCTCTACTTGAGCTTCCAAAGGTTCTAGCAGAT